A genome region from Bacteroides stercoris ATCC 43183 includes the following:
- a CDS encoding HAD family hydrolase: MKELNSTPSKRDKKTFLIHQFLFIILLATSYPTSVFSQTYRKIAGWSDEVNNRIESFLNTTLTMNNRKVAVFDGDGTVIGQVPYYLADEALYRYADKNYKDRNDPQAKSKIAILNRMVKDGNNVGKAYVEDRVHFLAGMTPAEIMDMGYECYLDSYQGKFYPEMKQLIANLKEYGFEVWILTASPEFLYQKFLAEELGLPDTQILGVKSVVANGRLTDEIIMPIPQDDGKANVIPTFIKARPLIVGGNSRGDMDMLNQSCGLKIVVNPDDTTIRGKEDGPMNGYTVKQYWEKEGAVIVKCNDVPNPEIKFHTESWKIRTNKSNPQ; the protein is encoded by the coding sequence ATGAAAGAATTGAATTCCACCCCAAGTAAAAGAGATAAGAAAACATTTCTTATTCATCAATTTCTATTTATAATTCTGTTAGCGACCAGTTACCCTACATCTGTTTTTTCACAAACTTATCGTAAAATAGCAGGTTGGTCGGATGAGGTCAACAATAGAATTGAAAGTTTTTTGAATACAACACTTACAATGAATAACCGTAAAGTAGCCGTATTCGATGGTGACGGAACAGTTATCGGACAGGTTCCCTATTATCTTGCAGATGAAGCCTTGTATCGTTATGCCGATAAAAACTACAAGGATAGAAACGATCCGCAAGCAAAAAGCAAAATTGCTATACTGAACCGTATGGTAAAAGACGGTAATAACGTAGGCAAAGCCTATGTAGAAGACCGCGTTCATTTTTTGGCAGGTATGACTCCTGCTGAAATCATGGATATGGGTTATGAATGCTACCTTGATTCATACCAAGGAAAATTCTATCCCGAAATGAAACAACTGATTGCTAATCTGAAAGAATACGGTTTTGAAGTATGGATACTTACTGCATCTCCGGAATTCCTCTATCAGAAATTCCTTGCTGAAGAGTTAGGGTTGCCCGATACACAAATTCTCGGAGTCAAATCCGTTGTAGCTAACGGAAGATTGACAGATGAGATAATTATGCCTATTCCACAAGATGACGGCAAAGCGAATGTAATTCCCACATTTATTAAGGCACGGCCGCTTATAGTCGGCGGGAATAGCCGTGGAGACATGGACATGCTGAACCAATCGTGCGGATTGAAAATTGTTGTAAATCCGGATGACACGACCATACGAGGGAAAGAAGATGGCCCGATGAACGGATACACAGTCAAGCAATATTGGGAAAAAGAGGGAGCGGTCATCGTGAAATGTAACGACGTTCCAAATCCTGAAATAAAATTTCATACAGAAAGTTGGAAAATCAGAACAAACAAATCAAATCCTCAATAA
- a CDS encoding OmpH family outer membrane protein: MLKKIALLVVMFALPLGAMAQTKFAHMNSQEVIVTMPEYTKAQADLDAMSKEYQTEMQRTQEEFNKKYQEFLAQADSLPKNIAERRQKELQDMAQRQEQFQQEAYQSMQKAQQDAMTPIYKKLDEAIQAVGKAEGVVYIFDLARTPIPYVGAQSVDVTAKVKTQLGIK; this comes from the coding sequence ATGCTTAAAAAAATCGCACTGCTCGTAGTTATGTTTGCCCTCCCCCTGGGAGCTATGGCGCAAACTAAATTCGCTCACATGAACTCTCAAGAAGTAATTGTCACCATGCCGGAATACACAAAAGCACAAGCCGACCTGGATGCTATGTCTAAAGAGTACCAAACAGAAATGCAACGTACCCAGGAAGAGTTCAATAAGAAATATCAGGAATTCTTGGCACAAGCCGACTCACTTCCGAAAAACATTGCAGAAAGACGTCAGAAAGAACTGCAGGACATGGCACAACGCCAGGAACAGTTCCAGCAGGAAGCATATCAGTCTATGCAAAAGGCACAGCAGGATGCCATGACTCCTATCTACAAAAAGCTGGACGAAGCTATCCAGGCTGTAGGTAAGGCTGAGGGTGTAGTATATATCTTCGACCTGGCCCGTACTCCGATACCTTATGTAGGTGCACAGAGTGTAGATGTAACTGCCAAAGTTAAAACGCAACTCGGCATTAAATAA
- a CDS encoding OmpH family outer membrane protein produces MRKSLLIMFLLFAAGITANAQKFALIDMEYILKNIPAYQSASNELNQVSKQWQNEVEKLGKEAKSLYDSYQASVKTLSDAQKTKKEEEIVAKEKSAAELRRKYFGPEGELFKKREALMQPIQDEIYEAVKEISTQKGYAVVVDRASASSIIFASPSIDISNEVLAKLGYSN; encoded by the coding sequence ATGAGAAAGAGTTTATTAATCATGTTTCTGCTGTTTGCCGCAGGCATTACAGCCAATGCACAGAAATTCGCCCTGATCGACATGGAATATATCCTAAAGAATATCCCTGCCTATCAAAGTGCGAGCAATGAATTGAACCAAGTGTCCAAACAGTGGCAAAACGAAGTCGAGAAGCTGGGTAAAGAAGCCAAGAGCTTGTACGACAGCTACCAGGCATCCGTCAAAACTCTTTCCGATGCACAAAAGACAAAGAAAGAAGAAGAGATTGTTGCCAAAGAGAAATCCGCAGCCGAACTGCGCCGCAAATACTTCGGTCCGGAAGGCGAACTTTTCAAAAAGCGTGAAGCGCTGATGCAGCCCATCCAAGATGAAATCTATGAAGCTGTAAAGGAAATCTCCACACAGAAAGGTTATGCGGTAGTAGTGGATCGCGCATCCGCATCAAGCATCATCTTTGCCTCTCCGAGTATTGACATAAGTAATGAAGTGCTTGCAAAATTAGGATATTCAAATTAA
- the bamA gene encoding outer membrane protein assembly factor BamA, translated as MYYRISSILVTFICLFSCVLTSSAQDTSNTDETEKPVILYSGTPKKYEIADIKVVGAKNYEDYVIIGLSGLSKGQTITVPGDEITQACKRYWRHGLFSDVQVTADKIEGDRIWLTIHLTMRPRVSDIRYHGVKKSEREDLEARVGLIKGNQITPNLIDRAKTLIKRYFDDKGFKNADIIITQKDDPNNENQVLVDINIDKKEKVKVHQITITGNQAITTKKLKRVMKKTNEKGKLLNLFRTKKFVEENFEADKQLIIDKYNELGYRDAMIVKDSIKSYDDRTVDIFMEIEEGQKYYLRNVTWVGNTLYPSEQLNFLLRMKKGDVYNQKLLEERTSTDEDAIGNLYYNNGYLFYSLDPVEVNIVGDSIDLEMRIFEGRQATINKVSINGNDRLYENVVRRELRTRPGQLFSREDLMRSMREIQQMGHFDPEQIQPDIQPKPEDGTVDIGYDLVSKANDQVEFSAGWGQTGIIGKLSLKFTNFSVANLLHPGENYRGILPQGDGQTLTISGQTNAKYYQSYSVSFYDPWFGGKRPNAFSVSAFYSRQTDISSRYYNDAYMNSYYNSYYSGMYGYGMYNYGNYNNYENYYDPDKSIQMWGLAVMFGKRLKWPDDYFQFTAELSYQRYILSDWQYFPVTNGKCNNLSINLTLSRSSIDNPIYPRQGSEFSLSAQLTPPYSLFDGTDYSKYSTSNQDDMNKMHKWIEYHKWKFKSKVYIPLMDPIAVKRTPVLMGRVEFGLLGHYNKYKKSPFETFDVGGDGMTGYSSYATESVALRGYENSSLTPYGYEGYAYARLGLELRYPLMLETSTSIYALTFVEAGNAWHDVNKFNPFDLKRSAGVGVRIFLPMIGMMGIDWAYGFDKVLGSKQYGGSQFHFILGQEF; from the coding sequence ATGTACTATCGTATTTCCTCCATACTCGTAACGTTTATCTGCCTCTTTAGCTGTGTACTGACCAGCTCGGCACAGGACACCAGCAATACCGATGAAACCGAAAAACCGGTTATTCTTTATTCGGGAACACCCAAGAAATATGAAATAGCGGATATTAAGGTAGTTGGAGCCAAGAATTATGAAGACTATGTAATCATCGGTTTATCCGGATTATCAAAAGGCCAGACAATTACCGTGCCCGGCGATGAAATAACGCAAGCCTGCAAACGCTACTGGCGTCACGGATTGTTCTCCGACGTACAAGTTACTGCGGATAAAATCGAGGGTGACCGGATTTGGCTTACAATCCACCTGACGATGCGCCCCCGCGTTTCCGATATTCGCTATCACGGTGTAAAGAAGTCGGAACGTGAAGATTTGGAAGCCCGGGTAGGTCTGATTAAAGGAAACCAGATTACCCCCAACCTGATAGACCGCGCCAAGACGTTGATTAAGCGCTACTTTGACGATAAGGGTTTCAAGAATGCCGACATCATCATCACGCAAAAGGATGATCCCAACAACGAGAACCAAGTCCTGGTAGATATCAATATCGACAAAAAGGAGAAAGTAAAGGTACATCAGATTACAATCACCGGTAATCAGGCCATCACAACCAAGAAGCTGAAACGTGTGATGAAGAAAACGAATGAAAAAGGTAAACTGCTCAACCTTTTCCGTACCAAAAAGTTTGTTGAAGAAAATTTTGAAGCCGACAAGCAACTGATTATAGACAAATACAACGAATTGGGTTATCGTGATGCCATGATTGTAAAAGACAGCATCAAGTCTTATGACGACCGTACGGTGGATATTTTCATGGAAATCGAAGAAGGACAGAAATACTACTTGCGCAATGTAACGTGGGTAGGTAATACCCTCTATCCTTCCGAACAACTGAATTTCCTGCTCCGTATGAAGAAGGGCGACGTCTACAATCAGAAGCTGCTGGAAGAGCGTACCAGTACAGATGAAGACGCTATCGGCAACCTCTACTACAACAACGGTTACCTCTTCTACTCGCTCGACCCCGTGGAAGTAAATATCGTAGGTGACTCCATCGACCTGGAAATGCGTATCTTCGAAGGCCGTCAGGCTACTATCAATAAAGTCAGCATCAACGGTAACGACCGTTTGTATGAAAACGTAGTCCGCCGTGAGCTCCGTACCCGTCCGGGACAGCTTTTCAGCCGTGAAGACCTGATGCGTTCCATGCGTGAAATCCAGCAAATGGGACACTTTGACCCCGAACAAATCCAACCGGATATCCAGCCCAAACCGGAAGACGGTACGGTGGATATAGGTTATGACCTCGTCTCCAAAGCGAACGACCAGGTAGAGTTCTCTGCCGGTTGGGGACAGACTGGTATTATCGGTAAACTGAGTCTGAAGTTCACCAACTTCTCCGTTGCCAACCTGTTGCATCCGGGTGAGAACTACCGCGGTATCCTGCCGCAGGGTGACGGCCAGACACTGACTATCAGCGGCCAGACCAATGCCAAATACTATCAGTCATACAGCGTATCGTTCTACGATCCGTGGTTCGGCGGCAAACGTCCGAATGCGTTCTCCGTATCTGCATTCTACTCCCGCCAGACGGATATCAGCAGCCGTTACTATAACGATGCGTACATGAACAGTTATTACAACAGCTACTATAGCGGCATGTACGGTTATGGTATGTACAACTATGGCAACTATAACAATTATGAAAACTATTACGACCCCGACAAGTCCATCCAGATGTGGGGATTGGCTGTAATGTTCGGTAAGCGTTTGAAATGGCCGGATGACTACTTCCAATTTACGGCAGAATTGTCCTACCAGCGTTATATTCTGAGCGACTGGCAATACTTCCCCGTTACCAACGGTAAGTGTAACAACCTGAGTATAAACCTCACCTTGTCGCGCAGTTCTATCGACAATCCTATCTATCCGCGCCAGGGTTCCGAATTCTCGCTGTCGGCACAACTGACACCGCCCTACTCCCTGTTCGACGGTACAGATTACAGCAAGTACAGTACCAGCAATCAGGATGATATGAACAAGATGCACAAATGGATAGAATACCACAAGTGGAAATTCAAATCCAAAGTATACATCCCGTTGATGGACCCTATCGCCGTAAAACGCACTCCGGTGCTGATGGGACGCGTAGAATTCGGTCTGCTGGGACACTACAACAAATACAAGAAATCTCCGTTTGAAACCTTTGACGTAGGTGGCGACGGTATGACAGGATATTCCAGCTATGCAACCGAAAGTGTCGCCTTGCGTGGATATGAGAACAGCTCTCTTACTCCTTATGGCTACGAAGGTTATGCATACGCACGTCTCGGTTTGGAATTAAGATATCCGCTGATGCTGGAAACAAGTACCAGTATTTATGCGTTAACTTTCGTTGAAGCCGGTAACGCCTGGCACGACGTAAACAAGTTCAACCCGTTTGATTTGAAACGTTCTGCCGGTGTCGGTGTCCGCATCTTCCTGCCTATGATTGGTATGATGGGTATCGACTGGGCCTACGGTTTCGACAAGGTACTCGGTTCCAAGCAATACGGCGGCAGCCAGTTCCACTTCATCCTGGGACAAGAGTTCTAA
- a CDS encoding isoprenyl transferase, with amino-acid sequence MLNKEELDLSRIPQHVAIIMDGNGRWAKLRGQERSYGHQAGAETVHVIAEEASKLGIKYLTLYTFSTENWNRPSNEVAALMALLFDSIEEETFMKNNISFRVIGDLTKLPDNVRERLETCIAHTANNTGMSLVLAISYSSRWEITEAARRLAVLVQKGELTPEQIDSTLLSQYLATDFMPDPDLLIRTGGEIRLSNYLLWQCAYSELYFCDTYWPDFREAELHKAIHDYQKRERRFGKTSEQIR; translated from the coding sequence ATGCTAAATAAAGAAGAACTTGATTTAAGCCGGATTCCACAACACGTGGCAATTATCATGGACGGCAACGGACGTTGGGCAAAGTTGCGCGGACAAGAGCGCAGCTATGGACACCAGGCCGGCGCCGAGACAGTGCATGTCATTGCAGAAGAAGCGTCTAAATTAGGCATCAAATATCTGACTTTATATACGTTCTCCACCGAAAACTGGAATCGCCCCTCTAATGAAGTCGCTGCATTGATGGCGCTTCTGTTCGACTCTATCGAAGAGGAAACATTCATGAAAAACAACATCAGTTTCCGGGTTATCGGAGATCTGACCAAGCTGCCCGACAATGTGCGGGAACGTTTGGAAACCTGTATAGCACATACCGCAAATAATACTGGGATGTCTCTGGTACTGGCAATCAGCTACTCGTCCCGCTGGGAAATAACGGAAGCCGCCCGCCGCCTTGCAGTCTTAGTGCAAAAAGGCGAACTGACTCCCGAACAGATTGACAGCACCCTGTTGTCCCAATATCTTGCCACCGACTTCATGCCCGATCCGGATTTATTGATACGTACGGGCGGAGAAATCCGCTTGAGCAACTACCTGCTCTGGCAATGTGCTTACTCGGAACTTTATTTCTGCGACACCTACTGGCCTGACTTCCGTGAAGCGGAACTTCACAAAGCCATCCACGACTATCAGAAGCGTGAACGCAGGTTCGGAAAAACCAGCGAACAAATCCGCTGA
- a CDS encoding DUF6242 domain-containing protein: MRIKFLAIIASFLFVSIAISSCLDSDDTVELSSDATVHAFGIDTVYGKHYKFTIDQLRRKIYNQDSLPIGADTIIDRILIDTFTVSGWITSRDEMNSISGDTIFNRADSVNLTKAINTENGMKFKIHAPDGFTVNEYSLEIRVHKQDPDSLVWDEMGSAPTLSGEQKAILFNNELWVFTQSAAQKTQTRAGAYWLDTEETYGWDAVSGAKLPDNAKLESLVCLKYKDGENEKQRLYIVTEDGTAHSSDDGINWTPANWEGNSNIRTLIAGFTDVLTVVTSNGEVYTVDNQGNKTEGNMGKAEADFPTSHIYSTNFDSNNQSQAMVVGRTVNDVQQTIPWVSSNGKDWYSLANTSSYDVYCPKFANPAVMYYGENFYIFGSKDENKLDAIYSSVDGISWREPQRKFLLHKDMTDITAPYSIVADSPYIWVIFGGNGTDAAVWRGHLNKLMPVRVQ; this comes from the coding sequence ATGAGAATAAAGTTTTTAGCTATAATCGCAAGTTTTCTTTTTGTATCAATCGCAATAAGCTCGTGCCTGGACTCTGACGACACGGTAGAACTAAGTTCCGATGCAACGGTACATGCTTTTGGCATTGACACGGTATACGGCAAACATTATAAATTCACGATAGACCAGTTAAGAAGAAAAATCTACAACCAGGATTCATTGCCTATAGGAGCAGATACGATTATCGACCGCATATTGATTGACACGTTCACCGTAAGCGGCTGGATTACTTCAAGAGATGAAATGAATAGTATCAGCGGTGATACGATATTCAACAGAGCCGACTCGGTAAATCTTACGAAAGCCATAAACACCGAAAACGGGATGAAATTCAAAATACATGCCCCGGACGGCTTTACCGTAAATGAATATTCCCTTGAAATCAGAGTACACAAGCAGGATCCGGACTCCTTAGTGTGGGATGAGATGGGAAGTGCACCGACACTTTCAGGTGAGCAAAAGGCCATCCTATTCAACAACGAGCTGTGGGTATTTACACAATCTGCGGCACAGAAAACACAGACAAGAGCAGGTGCATATTGGCTGGACACAGAAGAAACATACGGCTGGGATGCAGTGTCCGGAGCTAAACTTCCCGACAATGCAAAACTGGAATCCCTCGTCTGCCTGAAATACAAAGACGGAGAAAATGAGAAACAAAGACTTTACATCGTGACAGAAGACGGTACGGCACATTCTTCCGATGACGGAATAAATTGGACACCAGCCAATTGGGAAGGAAACAGCAATATCCGGACACTGATTGCCGGTTTTACCGATGTGCTGACTGTCGTTACCTCAAACGGTGAAGTTTACACAGTTGACAATCAAGGCAACAAGACAGAGGGAAATATGGGTAAGGCAGAGGCTGACTTTCCTACATCACATATCTACTCCACCAACTTTGACAGCAACAATCAGTCACAGGCAATGGTAGTGGGTCGTACCGTTAATGACGTTCAGCAAACCATTCCCTGGGTTTCTTCCAACGGCAAAGACTGGTATTCATTGGCAAACACCAGTTCCTATGATGTGTATTGTCCGAAATTTGCCAATCCTGCCGTAATGTACTATGGTGAGAACTTTTATATCTTCGGCAGCAAAGATGAAAACAAGCTTGATGCCATTTATTCTTCCGTTGACGGTATTTCCTGGCGTGAGCCTCAAAGAAAATTCTTGTTACATAAAGATATGACAGATATAACTGCTCCCTATTCCATTGTTGCAGACAGCCCTTATATATGGGTTATCTTCGGCGGAAACGGAACAGATGCTGCCGTTTGGCGCGGACATCTCAACAAGCTGATGCCAGTCAGGGTGCAATAA
- the ribD gene encoding bifunctional diaminohydroxyphosphoribosylaminopyrimidine deaminase/5-amino-6-(5-phosphoribosylamino)uracil reductase RibD — translation MEEEKYMRRCIQLAQNGLCNAAPNPMVGAVIVCDGKIIGEGYHVRCGEAHAEVNAIRSVKDPSLLKRSTIYVSLEPCAHYGKTPPCADLIIEKEIPRIVIGCQDPFAKVAGRGIRKLKDAGREVITGVLEDECRSLIRRFITFHTLHRPYITLKWAESADKYIDKNREDGQPVILSTPLTSMLVHKKRAEHNAIMVGTRTAELDNPSLTVRNWQGRSPVRIVTDRQLRLSPKLRVFDGNVRTLVFTEKPCQPQPNVEYIPIDFQRNILPQIMEHLYMQGLQSLLVEGGNILLQSFIDAELWDEAFVEESPLTLLSGIKAPEIGNKAPCTNEVYFGRNFRHYSATRLG, via the coding sequence ATGGAAGAAGAAAAATACATGCGCCGCTGCATTCAGTTAGCCCAAAACGGGTTATGCAATGCAGCCCCCAACCCGATGGTGGGCGCAGTAATCGTATGCGACGGAAAAATTATCGGCGAGGGATACCATGTGCGTTGCGGCGAAGCGCACGCCGAAGTCAATGCAATCCGCTCCGTAAAAGACCCCTCGTTGCTGAAGCGTTCTACAATCTACGTCAGTCTGGAGCCTTGTGCCCACTACGGAAAAACACCGCCCTGCGCCGACCTTATCATAGAGAAAGAGATTCCGCGCATCGTAATCGGCTGCCAGGACCCGTTTGCCAAAGTAGCAGGACGGGGAATCCGGAAGCTGAAAGATGCAGGACGGGAAGTCATCACCGGGGTGCTGGAAGATGAATGCAGAAGTCTAATCCGGCGTTTTATCACGTTTCATACCCTTCATCGCCCCTACATTACCCTGAAATGGGCGGAGTCTGCCGACAAATACATCGATAAGAACCGTGAGGACGGGCAACCGGTCATTCTATCCACCCCCCTGACATCCATGCTTGTGCATAAGAAACGGGCAGAGCACAATGCCATCATGGTAGGTACACGTACGGCAGAGCTGGACAACCCCAGCCTGACCGTACGGAACTGGCAAGGCCGGTCGCCAGTACGAATCGTAACAGACAGACAGTTGCGGCTGTCTCCCAAGCTGCGTGTATTCGATGGAAATGTCCGCACACTTGTGTTCACCGAAAAACCGTGCCAGCCACAGCCCAACGTTGAATACATCCCCATTGACTTCCAACGGAATATACTGCCGCAAATCATGGAACACCTGTACATGCAGGGACTACAATCTCTGTTAGTCGAAGGCGGAAACATCCTGTTACAGTCCTTTATCGATGCGGAATTATGGGATGAAGCCTTTGTCGAAGAAAGTCCTTTAACGCTATTATCCGGTATCAAGGCACCAGAAATTGGCAATAAAGCGCCCTGTACCAACGAAGTTTATTTCGGCAGGAATTTCCGGCATTACAGCGCCACAAGATTAGGCTAA
- the prmC gene encoding peptide chain release factor N(5)-glutamine methyltransferase yields MTVSVSHIRHALQESYSAQEAANLSRIVCCEMLGQTAVDYYLGKDMILSPKEMQDLDTILARLRNFEPIQYVQGTARFLERSYYVAPGVLIPRPETEELVEVMLKEVPSGARILDIGTGSGCIAISLSKMLPDAKVTAWDISDTALRIARRNNEALQASVCFVQRDVLAYVPGSGERYDVIVSNPPYVTESEKQEMERNVLDWEPFSALFVPDNDPLLFYRRIAELGKGMLASGGRLYFEINRAFGEATATMLRAQGYTNLRVLKDISGNDRIVIAER; encoded by the coding sequence ATGACTGTTTCCGTTTCTCATATCCGCCATGCTTTGCAGGAGAGTTACTCTGCGCAAGAAGCTGCCAATCTGTCCCGCATTGTCTGTTGCGAAATGCTGGGGCAGACTGCGGTCGATTATTACCTGGGCAAAGATATGATTTTATCCCCAAAAGAGATGCAGGATTTAGACACCATTCTTGCCCGCTTGCGTAATTTCGAGCCGATACAGTATGTGCAGGGCACCGCCCGTTTTCTGGAACGCTCCTACTATGTGGCCCCCGGCGTGCTGATTCCCCGTCCGGAAACGGAGGAGCTGGTGGAGGTGATGCTGAAGGAAGTTCCGTCCGGAGCCCGTATTCTTGACATTGGGACGGGGAGCGGCTGCATTGCCATTTCTCTCTCCAAGATGCTGCCGGATGCCAAAGTGACGGCATGGGACATTTCGGACACTGCCCTCCGCATAGCCCGCCGCAATAATGAGGCATTGCAGGCATCCGTGTGTTTTGTACAGCGGGATGTGCTGGCGTATGTTCCCGGCAGCGGGGAACGGTATGATGTGATTGTCAGCAATCCGCCATACGTCACTGAATCGGAAAAGCAGGAAATGGAGCGCAATGTCTTGGACTGGGAACCTTTTTCGGCATTGTTTGTTCCGGATAATGATCCGCTGCTTTTTTACCGGCGCATTGCAGAGCTGGGCAAGGGTATGCTGGCGTCCGGCGGCAGACTTTATTTTGAGATAAACCGTGCGTTCGGGGAAGCTACGGCAACGATGCTTCGCGCACAGGGGTACACCAATCTACGGGTGTTGAAAGATATTTCCGGAAATGACCGAATAGTAATCGCAGAACGATGA
- a CDS encoding regulatory protein RecX, translated as MIEITETDALSRVAAYCSTAEHCRAEVTEKLQRWGIPYDAIDRIINRLEQEKYIDEERFCRAFIHDKYRFAKWGKIKIGQALQLKKIPQSVFYRYLNEIDEDEYLAVLDNLLAVKRKSVHAENEYELNNKLVRFALSRGFEMKDIRHCITLSDENDELE; from the coding sequence ATGATAGAAATTACAGAAACAGATGCTTTAAGCCGCGTGGCTGCTTATTGCTCCACTGCGGAGCATTGCCGTGCGGAAGTTACGGAGAAGTTGCAGCGTTGGGGTATTCCCTATGATGCCATAGACCGCATAATCAACCGTTTGGAACAGGAGAAATATATTGATGAGGAACGTTTTTGCCGTGCCTTCATTCATGATAAGTACCGCTTTGCCAAGTGGGGGAAGATAAAGATAGGGCAGGCGCTTCAACTGAAGAAAATTCCCCAAAGTGTATTTTACCGTTACCTGAACGAAATCGACGAGGATGAATATCTTGCCGTGCTGGATAATTTGCTGGCGGTAAAGCGCAAGAGCGTGCATGCGGAGAATGAGTACGAACTGAACAATAAACTGGTGCGTTTTGCTTTGAGCCGGGGGTTCGAAATGAAAGATATCCGCCACTGTATTACGCTTTCTGATGAAAATGACGAATTGGAATAA
- the pyrE gene encoding orotate phosphoribosyltransferase codes for MKTLERLFAEKLLKIKAIKLQPANPFIWASGWKSPFYCDNRKTLSYPSLRNFVKVEITRLILERFGQVDAIAGVATGAIPQGALVADALNLPFVYVRSTPKDHGLENLIEGELRPGMKVVVVEDLISTGGSSLKAVEAIRRDGCEVIGMVAAYTYGFPIAEKAFKDAKVPLVTLTNYEAVMEVALRTGYIEEEDVPTLNEWRKDPAHWEAGK; via the coding sequence ATGAAAACTTTAGAAAGATTGTTTGCAGAGAAGTTGCTGAAGATTAAGGCGATTAAACTACAACCCGCTAACCCGTTTATCTGGGCGTCAGGATGGAAATCCCCGTTTTACTGTGATAACCGTAAGACTCTTTCATATCCTTCTCTCCGTAATTTCGTGAAAGTGGAAATTACACGTCTGATTCTGGAACGTTTCGGTCAGGTTGATGCCATTGCCGGTGTTGCTACGGGAGCTATTCCCCAGGGTGCATTGGTGGCGGATGCGTTGAACCTGCCGTTTGTATATGTACGCTCTACCCCGAAAGACCACGGTTTGGAGAACCTGATAGAAGGTGAACTTCGTCCGGGTATGAAAGTGGTGGTGGTAGAAGATTTGATTTCTACCGGCGGAAGCAGTTTGAAAGCTGTTGAAGCCATCCGTCGCGACGGATGCGAAGTAATCGGTATGGTTGCCGCTTACACATATGGATTCCCCATTGCAGAAAAAGCATTCAAGGATGCAAAAGTTCCTTTGGTGACATTGACCAATTACGAAGCAGTGATGGAAGTTGCCCTTCGCACCGGTTACATCGAAGAGGAAGATGTGCCTACGCTGAACGAATGGCGTAAAGACCCCGCGCATTGGGAAGCCGGAAAATAA
- a CDS encoding SRPBCC family protein, translating into MTKFESAVKVIPASQKAVYEKLSDLSNLEKVKDRLPQDKVKNLSFDAETLSIEVPPVGKIVLQIVEKEPCKCIKFATTTSPLPFNLWIQIVPVTETECKMKLTIGMELNPFMKTMVQKPLQEGLEKMAETLSLINY; encoded by the coding sequence ATGACTAAATTTGAAAGTGCGGTAAAGGTGATACCTGCTTCGCAAAAAGCTGTTTATGAGAAGCTTTCAGACCTTAGCAATTTGGAAAAAGTGAAAGACCGCCTGCCGCAGGACAAAGTGAAGAATTTGAGTTTCGATGCGGAAACATTGTCGATAGAAGTACCGCCGGTTGGGAAAATAGTATTACAGATTGTAGAGAAAGAGCCTTGCAAGTGCATCAAGTTTGCAACAACAACCTCGCCTCTGCCCTTTAACCTGTGGATACAGATAGTGCCCGTTACGGAGACGGAATGTAAAATGAAGCTTACCATCGGAATGGAGCTGAATCCGTTTATGAAAACCATGGTGCAGAAACCTTTGCAGGAAGGATTGGAGAAAATGGCGGAAACTTTGTCGCTGATTAATTATTAA